The Paenibacillus sp. FSL H7-0357 nucleotide sequence ATTTTACAAATTTAATCGTTGGGAGCGAAATAGATGATTAAGCATATTGTGTTTTTTAAATTGAAAGACCGGTCCCCGGAGAAAGTCGAAGCCACAGTTCAGGTCCTACGGAACATGGAAGGCAAAATTCCGCAGCTGCTCTCCATCGAGGTTGGTGCCGATCTGATTCATTCCGAGCGTTCCTTTGATATTGCACTTGTAACAGTGGTAGCATCCATGGAAGATTTGCAGGCTTACCAGGTTCACCCGGCCCATAAGGAAGTTATTTCCCATATCAATGAGGTCAAGGAGCTTTCGATTGCAGTAGATTACGAAATCTAAAGCAGGATGTCTGTGGCAGGAAAACCCATTAAATACCGAAAGCGGTGACGTAAATGCGTGAGCTTGAGTATCCGATGGAAGCCTTAACGTATCTGATCGTATTTTTGGCAGCCTGCTTTATTATGCTGTTCTGGCTGAAGCGCCGCGGCAAACGCGGAAAGTAGCAGCCATTACTTTCGTTCTACTTAAACCACCAGAGTTGGAGGGTCAGCTGTGTATTATGTCAACCGAAAGCAAATCGAAATGATACTTGGCCAAATCCCCGATATCAGAGCCGGTCTTCAACATGCAGCATCTGCATGGGATGGCAGCATTATCACAGGACTCGTGCAGGAACGATGCCTGCATTTGGCGATAGAGGTTGTGACTGATGTCGGCAGCTACCTGATCGACGGGTTCATCATGCGTGATGCCGGCAGCTATGAAGATATTATCTCCATTATCCATGAAGAAAAAGT carries:
- a CDS encoding Dabb family protein → MIKHIVFFKLKDRSPEKVEATVQVLRNMEGKIPQLLSIEVGADLIHSERSFDIALVTVVASMEDLQAYQVHPAHKEVISHINEVKELSIAVDYEI
- a CDS encoding DUF86 domain-containing protein, whose amino-acid sequence is MYYVNRKQIEMILGQIPDIRAGLQHAASAWDGSIITGLVQERCLHLAIEVVTDVGSYLIDGFIMRDAGSYEDIISIIHEEKVLGDSGIYEVLIQLVSLRKPLVQDYYTWERSTLHPLTHVLPQVLEQFAEEVRRYLDQELGTGQ